The following is a genomic window from Plasmodium berghei ANKA genome assembly, chromosome: 9.
CTCATACAATAAAACATGATCAAATTGAAAACGATTCATTATTAAGAGGTATAATAAATGGGGGTAAAGACAATTTACATGAATGTAATTGTTTTTCTAacaaagtaaaaaaatgtatattttcgtatattaattatagcAATTTAGAATATATGCTAGGAAGTTTAAATATTGATGTAAATTCTATggtaacaaaatatataagtgataacacaaaaaatcacgattttaaaaaatccaAATCGTTTCTTGTTCCTTTACCACCACTAAATGCTAAATCCAATATAAAGAAtgtaaatgaatatatactAAGAGTTCCGCGCGTTTTATTTTTGGCAACAAAGaaatcattttcttcatcaaCAGatcgatatttttttaatttgtatgATATAATGGAGAGTCAATTAAAATGgaatgtgtatatatggGGATATggatttaaatattatcctttattttttacaaaaaatttacatacattattacataaatatgatCATCAAATAGGTCGTGAACCATTTGATTTAATATTTGTGCATAGTAGCTTTATAtctaattattataatcattatttttttttgaaaaatatgccTAAAATGACAACCttgatatttataaatgatGGATGGGACAgcaatgtaaaaaaatcgtatatgaatttaattccgcacattttttttcaaaaccaagtaaatatatttgaatataatCCATTGAGTAGTATAGATATAGAAACAGAGAAAAATAAGttaaataacaatatatgGAATAAAGTATCTAACAATAGTACAAGCAACGTTATCACAAATAAAcacaaaaagaaaaaggaTATAAAGAAGAGtagtaataatttttctgaTGACAATATTGATTCagataataatgaattatGGAATGCagatgatgataatataaatgaacaTACCTTATGGGCATTTTTACCCCATGGTATAAATCCATGTTGTTCTAAGCACGTGGATATGTGTTTTGAGATAAAAGGGTACAAAAATGGATATAACAAGAATTCTcgatattattataatattgcacaaaaaatagaaaataaatatagaagAAGCATAAAATTAAGTTATTCATTACTTGATTTATTTGTACCTGAATGTACTTTTAAAGAACCACCCATTGGTATGTTTGACATAAGTAATAGAGATAtagatattttatatttatataatgcaACATCGAGTAACTATAATGATTTtcttatacaaaaaattatggatcatatatataataagaatataaataatttaaaagatcgaatacataaatatgaaGTGGATTCTTATTATTGGAAAGTTTGGGGATTGCAAACAACTCATaaacttataaaaaataaaatgaaagaatATTCAAACATATTACAAAGAAGTAAAATTTGTGTAATTAGCTCAAAATTTGCAGGTatgttaaataaaatggttATAGATGCCATGTTTAGTGGTTGTATTGTTATAACTGATAAAAGTCATAATAAGgatattaacaaatatatagtattGACACAAATACcatatgaatattatgaaattcctgatttaatatataataatgaaaatataaattccTTATCAATAGATTTAATTAAGAAAATTACTACAACGCTTAATGAAGTATATAGTGGCGCACGAGACCAGATGAGAATAGATGCATTTAAAGCAGttttaaatacatatacTTATCCCGGTGTAATTTTAAATTGGATTTTACCTACATTATATTTCCACcataataaagaaaaatacaaaattaacaataattattttgttttaccacaatattttaaaagtatTATATCAAAGAGCTTAAAAACAAGTAGTGctaaaagagaaaaaattatagcGAATATTGATTTGTCTTTACAAGAAGatttaataatgaataataatgaagTCTTAATCTGGTTTATAATATgggttattattttttctgttatattttgttatatattaaaaaataacagtATAGttagttatttttttaaaaagagaaaattACACCTATGAGAAGAATACGGCTTGGGAAATAAGAGAAgcatatatgaaaatgtcGAACtcagaaaaataaatatatacttttttttgcatatatatatgtattctTATGTTGGTATAGGAATCCTAGTATAGACTTACATTTTTGAAACAAACACATGCTGTTATGTCTTATAAGTGGAGATAAAAATAGgttctttatatattaaataattgattataataattgtcatataaaaaaggaatagcattaaaattgttaagTATATAACATCATTTAATTCATGTTATTActcaatatatttcatattccattttttttatagtatCGTAAAACCTACTGTTTACATatctatataatttgttattttttcaaaatagtATAGCACGCTACTTTTGATCTGTTTTAtgtcatatatatatatttttttattgtacATGTGCGTATATATTCCccatttaaatttgttattGTTTAATTTTCTACCTTGTAAAATTTTCACACATattttatctatatatgaaattttttttttcctatGTGGAAAACTTTccttttaaatttataaatataattcgCACTTTGCATACATGAGTgtatgataataaatatatttattctatATGAGTTTAAACATATTAAGGAAATAAATGTTTATGCAAATATGTGGGCATcagtttatatattaatcttcgcttttttttcttattttacaattatATCGTATTTCGTCGGAATTGCGTTAAAAAAACTCGGGGGGGTTATACATAAAGTATACCAATGAAGTTTCAAGCGCAACATGTGTGATccaataataattatttcatattcaaaaaataaaataaggTAATATTTGCAAGCATGAGCATATTTTCTATgacaaatataattaatattacatATTCCGATTATGTTTTGGGGAAAAGGTGCCATTTTTGTGGTATGATAAATGCATCCgaagaaaaagataaaaatatatcgtACATACATGTACTTGATATATGAATGATATGCAGGATGtggatatatatgtacatactcaataaaacattttcgAAAATGTATATGGAAATATGTGATAAACTTTTTCTTAGAAttctcaaaaaaaaaaagaaagaaatgaaaaaaaaagtggcACATGGAATATATATCGTATTATTCAGATATAAAATtgagtata
Proteins encoded in this region:
- a CDS encoding golgi protein 2, which translates into the protein MTLLIRCVLLYLLVLVCINCSNENNQSNNNDAKNTDIGGNQNGIDLSQIQSILDSIKAKSKDSSNQNNGNQPSNNNNIMNLINKLSNSNSDNNANAGNGLESLTKLLGNLGKKDGDQNGGSGLESLTKLFGNLGKKDGDQNGGSGLESLTKLLGNLGKKDGDQNGGSGLESLTKLFGNLGKKDGDQNGGSGLESLTKLLGNLGKKDGDQNGGSGLESLTKLFGNLGKKDGDQNGGSGLESLTKLLGNLGKKDGDQNGGSGLESLTKLLGNLGKKDGDQNGGSGLESLTKLFGNLGKKDGDQNEKNPLESLTKLFGNASKNEGNEKVGNLLDGLSSLIGNLSKKRGDENNKNPLHDIHSLFGNWLNDDNSKDTPFLLDNSVDHFSEKSKQAILSQYNNDERELLNQLESLINKNKVLTNIKEINEKNAKLKAHISTLKEKYNSYSYEGQLLNDMINEDDIKSKYNIDDKFENKIYEIAKKGIVYEEISDLEKDKKSKMFEDINELDNKDAKDSGTINTHTIKHDQIENDSLLRGIINGGKDNLHECNCFSNKVKKCIFSYINYSNLEYMLGSLNIDVNSMVTKYISDNTKNHDFKKSKSFLVPLPPLNAKSNIKNVNEYILRVPRVLFLATKKSFSSSTDRYFFNLYDIMESQLKWNVYIWGYGFKYYPLFFTKNLHTLLHKYDHQIGREPFDLIFVHSSFISNYYNHYFFLKNMPKMTTLIFINDGWDSNVKKSYMNLIPHIFFQNQVNIFEYNPLSSIDIETEKNKLNNNIWNKVSNNSTSNVITNKHKKKKDIKKSSNNFSDDNIDSDNNELWNADDDNINEHTLWAFLPHGINPCCSKHVDMCFEIKGYKNGYNKNSRYYYNIAQKIENKYRRSIKLSYSLLDLFVPECTFKEPPIGMFDISNRDIDILYLYNATSSNYNDFLIQKIMDHIYNKNINNLKDRIHKYEVDSYYWKVWGLQTTHKLIKNKMKEYSNILQRSKICVISSKFAGMLNKMVIDAMFSGCIVITDKSHNKDINKYIVLTQIPYEYYEIPDLIYNNENINSLSIDLIKKITTTLNEVYSGARDQMRIDAFKAVLNTYTYPGVILNWILPTLYFHHNKEKYKINNNYFVLPQYFKSIISKSLKTSSAKREKIIANIDLSLQEDLIMNNNEVLIWFIIWVIIFSVIFCYILKNNSIVSYFFKKRKLHL